In the genome of Arachis stenosperma cultivar V10309 chromosome 2, arast.V10309.gnm1.PFL2, whole genome shotgun sequence, the window tcAATTATTATTTAATCGTTTTTAACTATTATCTTTATACAAAAATATCGTTATGTGAGTATTTATCATATATTCTACATATATGTGAATTAATCAAATTCTttattatacatataatattaattaaattttcagTCACTAACCTTGTGAATAATCTATAACTGTGGATATAGCATCACTATGTTGTTGCAACATGCCTTGAGTATCAGGAAAAACACCATTAGGTCCAATTGAATATATAAGCTTTGAAGAAGGTTGGTTAGTTTTCAACTGAAAAATCATGTACACTATTGAAGGATTAGGTCGAATAATTGTTTCATTCATGACATAGAGGTCTCCTTCTCCGGGAACCACCTCGCCGTCCGATAATCCTCCTAAATAGTACTGGTTCATTCCGCCGCCATTGAGGCCGGAGATCCACCCTACTATTGCACTTGATTTTACCATTTTGCCATCATTGGAAAACCCTATGGCTGCATAGGCATTTATGCTTGATGGGAATGAGAAGATGAAGCTCCATACATTTGATGAAGCCCTACCATACTTCAATGTAATGTTATGCATGCATATAAGTGATTAATTATTAGAGACCatctcttaaaaaaaataattaattaaatagaaataTATGAGTTATATATCGAGAAAAATCTAAAATAGCTCTTGACAATTACTTTAAAAGACAACGAGAtctttgacaaaaaaaaatatccaattcGGTCTCTGAGATTTACTTTTATGGGATTGATTAATTCCTGTGCCAAAAAAAagttaatgttattttttttgcaCAGAGACTAATCAGTCCCAAAAAAAAGATCAAAGACCGGATtgactgttttttttttctttaggagCTTCGTTATCCTTTCGAGATAATTGTCAGGGGGCAGGTGAGGTATTCACTCTTATGTATTTAACAGAAACGACTAACAATAACTAATTCGCTTAGTTAATTTTATTAGCAGCGTTTCGttactattttaaaataaatgaaataaagATATTGAGGACATAAATATGTTTGAGAAAAAAATAGAGacaaaactttaaaattttcttCGTCTTAAGATGGATTTTAAGATGATATGATCCTTTATACTTTCAAAGTAAAGGTACACATTTTAATATctcaaataaaaaagattttagcTAGAGATACTCTGTAACTATGCAAGAATCTCAATTAATTGTTTACTAAAATGATGTGATGATATATATacaaataagagaaattaatgtaattctcaaattaaaatacacacttagcttctattatttttatacacTCTTACTCTAAGGATGAAGTTGTGAGGCTCCCAAACAGAACTACACTTGAGTATAGTTGTATCAAAAGGATAAGGTCGATCTAGTTGTAACACTTTAGAGGAACATGAATCTTGTGAACTCACAAGAGTACTTGTTGAGAGCAATATTACTAGGCAAAGGTATGTGATTATCTTCATTATTAACTGtgtgcaataataataatgaattgGAGGACGTAAAAATCATAGATTGTAGCAcatatatatatcatttatttttgttaatttatatATAGGAGTTATCGAAATGGTTGGATTATTAGCCGGTTAGAAAAATAACAAAGTAGATGTATATATTATTGTTTGACCAAATACAGTGCGTACGAAGTTTCCTTAATTGATaggaaattattattgattggccaaataaaaataattaaaagatagatAATAACGTTTGTGAGATTAAGAATGTTTTGTTGGAACTACTAGTGTTTTATGTccctagttttttttttattacaatatTTTCTAATTTGATAGATCAATGCTAATTTATTACGGATTAGAgttttattttaagatttattatTGGCTAATAAGTTATTACATATATAAGGCGGATTTCAAACCATCAACATTTACTTAAAtagattaataaattaattattatatcaacctaacttaatttttttttatgtccCTAGCTAGTAGCTAGTGCTACTTTCTTCTTGGTTGTGTTCAATGGGCCGAATTTGCATATGTAGAAAAAAGAGTTTGGAATCAAGtgataaaaaaaactataattCTTATATCTTAGCTTTTAGACTTATACAATTAGATAGTGTTTGATATGGGATATTGTGATTGAGATTGAAGGATTGAAATTTGGTATTATATTTGGTGGTTAGAGactgaaattaaaatttaagtttgcgatacaaaattttatttcttttagtatcttcaaaaaataaagacacaaaaaatcaaattaaaattttggagacaaaaactaaaattttaataacttttttttttcaaatgtcctcattcaaaattttatattccaAATCTACCATTCAAAATTCTTACACCACCAAGCCCTCACCTCTCATTTCCAATCCTACCTCACCTCTCATCCCACCACCACGCCTTTACTATCACCAAAATCTACCAACGACAACAATAATAccaaaaaacaacaacaatctCATCAACTTATATTAAAATCagattcaataaaaaaattttaaatcataataGAAAAGAGAAGAGTAGCGAGAGAGATTGAGACAACATAAAACTGGAATTGAAGTGGTGCGACAAGCACAATAAAGAACAAAGGCGGCATGATGGACCTGAATATGGCGGCACGACCCAAACAGATGCAGGACAATGGCAGGCGCGaaacgagagagagagagagggcacAGTGGATCCGAACACGGGAGAAAGGATCAAGAGAGTAGGAGGATGATGATTGGATATTTTAATAGGGCCTGAGTTGTGCTGCCGGCAGCAGATTGGACGGAGGTTGCAGAGACTAGGAGGCATGCACAATTCGAGGCTTCGAacaaagaagaaaggagaaagaGAGTTGATCATACTCATTAATGGAAGGAGATTCGAGTTTTATAGCAAAGGTATTTTggtaattttaaatatttcaatctatatttttatcttaaaattaaataagatatttaGATATAACTTAATTCTATATACTTTATACTAAacataatacaaaaatttatctttATCTCTCGATCTTTATCGTTATTCCAAACACAgcttaaaattacaaaaatgatcaaaaataaataagaacttAATTAGCTTCcttcaaataacaaaaaactTAATTCATAATGATGAGAAGAAATAAACATACAATTTCTACAAAGAAataaatttgataataaaaatttagtttagtCATCATCTTCTTCTAAACTACTCCACATGTTTATCTCAAAAAGGAATCCAATAAagagtaaaatggcaagaacaATTCCATAGCCAACCTTCCATGCATTTCCTTCTCTGCCTAAATGAATTCCATAGAAGATGTTAGCAATGGCTAATATAATCAAAACTCTTCCTGTGTTGTGATGGTACAAATTCCAATACTTCCTCATTTTTGATGCCTTGTTAGGTCTAGCAAGCAAAGCCATCATCTGCAcatgtaatatatataataatgataataaacaAAAGTAATACAAATTACTATTCTATAAATCTTAATTATTAGgttcatatatataataatataagtAAATATTACTTGTTTCAAATTATATGCCCAAATCTATATATCTTTAGTCTATGAtctttaattgaaaaaaaaaaatggagatATATATTCTATCTTAATACAACCactagcttttttttttttttgaaaatgatattatttttatttgcgCAGATATTAGAATCTTTATAACatgatatcaaaatttttattatctcAATCTTTAAAATTCATTCCTtattaaccaaaaaaaaaatattgtataaaaaaatatattaaaaatataattattcatttgTACGATTTTTTCTTATCAACTTAGCCTTTAATTTTAGGATAAACAATTTCACATGATATGTActacttatttttattatcaataatattagAATTAGTATTAGACTTATATTTTACTTAAAGAATTAGGCTATAAATAGAAATATGAGATAATAGTATAGATATACATAATGTAATTGATGAAAACTCTAATTCCTCTCTTGATCCTAATTTTAGAGatctttattatattcttttttatttctatctaATTCGCtttatcttttaatataatattgtatcataattattaaatttaaataaaaatattatcaaattattatttttttgaaaattttcacataaaataattatattttttaaattaactaattactaagaagtaataaaaaaatattaattaattaaaaagaaggAATAAAGTAATAAAGAATATATATACCTGAAGGCAAGCTAGGACAAGAATGATGATACCAAGAGCCTTGTGAAGAGAAACATCAACTTGGAGTTGATTATTAAGAACAAGCCCACTAATTACACCAATTATTCCAATAATAAAACCCAATGATTGAACTGAAGCAtgaaaataaaaccaaaatgGATCCCATTCCTTGAAATAACGAGCAACTATGGCTCCCATTATCACTAAGATACCCCATGCCACTATGTTCAACAATCCATGGCTTTTCTTCAAGTTCATAGAAGGGTTTTCCGATGAACTACTTGAACCTggtttagattaaaaaaaaaggataaaatattaataatgaatTAATTCTGTGATTatataaaggaaaaaaattgatgatgatatttaatttaattttacatGAATCCATAAAGCTTGGGATTGATTTATTAAATATTGAGAAATTattatgtgaaaattgttactTGTCACAAATCTTTCTAGCAGAAACtatatttacaaaaaataaaaaataaaaaaatctataatGTGATTAGTGGCGGAGCTAGTTAATGGGAAGGGGACGATGCTCccaaaattaataatttgtatatattaagtttaattttttaatttagtcttcttttaattttaatttttttaatttatattttttatgttgatcctttccaaaaaaaatttttagatccatcTTTGGATGTGATTAGACTATTTTACGgataaaaatatatctttaattcataactaatttattttagaaaaatattaaaaaattagtaaaatttattatttttaaccaaTAATTAATcagtaatatttaaaaatattggctaaaaatatgttattaaattattagactaaaaaaattaaattaataactaaaaatattgattaataactttttttcttcattttattctcaatttaaGTAAAGATATATGTGTGGACATCTTCTTCAGATAAATCATTCTAAAATTATAAGCACATTCCTTAGCTTGTAAACCTACAACTACTCTATATTCCAATTAAAGAAGTTTAAATGggtaaaatttttcaaaaaggtggctgtattttttaaaatcacaaaCGCCAATATATTTAATGAAATTAAACACTCTTCTTCATGTTATTTAGGAAAAAAAAGTGATATAATAATGTATTAATAGGAATATCTATCTTATTTAATAgagaaatttaaatgaaaaaggAGCAACAACATAgtgtattaataaaaaaaaaggcaCCAAATCCATGATATAATAGAACTATAGATAATGTAGGTTGGTTTTGGTAGAGGGTCGATTTGGATCTTACATTCTAACCTATTTTAATTATAGCAACAATATGGTTATTAATTAGATCAGAAAGTCCTTTCatcaacaaccaaaattcagTTTTGATAGTGACAATAATGGGCCATCGTGAATTCGTGATCATGTGCCAAAGTTAACCACGTGAACTACTTTAGAATATATAGTTATAATTAAAAGCATAAAAGTATATATGGAATAGAGTAATTTATATCTtgaaacttttttaaaaaataatcaattttttctCATAAGAACATGCAATAATAAACCATTTTTCTATAGAAAATAATACCAAAGGAAAGAATTTTACATGAATtattactcattttattataaGACTTATATTAGTTGTAATTTACATCTAAAAACCTTGggttagataaaaaaaaaaccaattataataatttaaatttgaaaacaCCCTTTTTCactcctattttttttttaattaataatgttGACATCATCATGAAACAATCAACTCCATTACCAACCAACCAACCATTCAAATCCATTGcacaaaattaatataataatctcACTACTAGATTACAAAATTGACCATTAATCTTCCCATTAACTAAGAATTTGTCATTTTCCTTTATCTAGTagttaattacttaattattatattaatcaatcaatcaaacaaTAGGATCAtcataaaagagaaaagaacaaattaaattaaatcacatAAACACATATATAATGATACGATTATGTTACGTACATAATAAAATTAGTCATCGCAAAATCAgttatcagtataaaatatatgttaaaatataaatatatattaaaaaaattaaattacatatatatttatacaaaaatatattaatagctgattttagtgactgattttagtgtacgTAATAGAATTAATGATATAGTCACCAAAAAACATAGATAATGATATGACAAACCTGTTGAGTAATCCAAAGTCATGGAGAATTTGTCTTGGTGCATGGAAAGTGCAAAACTTGGTGATGAAGGAAAGGTACCACTTGGTCCAATGGCAAAAATAACCCTTGAAAGAGGTTGGTTAGTTTGTAATTGGAAAACCATGTACAAAGTTGAGGATTGTGATGTGATTAAGGTTGAGTTGGTTAGAATTACTAAATTGCCCCTATCTGGAACAACCATGTTAGGTGTTGTCCCTGCTAGATAATATTGTTTCATGCCTCCACCAGCTCCATTTGTTGAGATCCAACCAACTATGGCACTTGCACCAACCATGCCTCCATTGGGTGAGAACCCTATTGCTATGTAGGAATTAGGGTTTGGTGCTGAGAGAATGAAGCTCCATGTATTTGGAGAACTCTCATAATACTGCATATAACAATATtcatatacacacacacacacacacacacacacacacacatatatatatatatatatatatatatatatatatatatatatatatatatatatatatatatatatatatatatatatatatatatatatgattaattAGGTTTATTATGGAATAATTAATTTGTGTGCAATGGTTAATTAATTAGGTTTATTATGCAATAAAAGTATTTGATTCAATTAATTATCTATCAATAACATAAAGTTTTacaaacataaatataaaaaataaaactattttaaattttcagtATGTAACAATAATATAACTCTTAAATTAAATCTATTTTATTAGTATGTATATACATTATATTGTgtaataatttttgtatattgtcATTTAATCAAGCATATTATTTgtttagtaaaaatataattttcccCTTTCATATACTATTGTGAAAATTTATTACGTCTCTAAATTACATTAATTAAAAACTTACCaagaaattaaattcatatttcatcaactaagaaaaaataatgctacaataaactaaatcaaaagaaatatgttttattacttaaataaataaattttgttgaaATTCATTGTGCCTTactttttctaaatttttaattagttccaaaaaaatttaaaaaattgtaataaatataatatatgaaTGATAATTAAGCACCACcactttctttaatttcttatttcaaTAATATTGTAACTAAGAATTTCTCTAAAATGACTCCAAAATCACACTTATGATAATAATCTAACTATGAGGTATAGCCTATAGGTCATTTTTATCAGTCATATGATGGAATTGATAGATATTGCAAGAAAAATATGAATTATCAAAATTTGTAAAGTtagaagaacaaaaaaataaaaaataaaaaatccagtGCATGTGCACTTACCCTGAGGATGAAACCTTGAGTATTCCAAACAGGAATACAAATGAGCTTTGTTGTGTCAAAGAAAAGAGGAGCATTTAGGTTTAGGTTTGAACCACATGAATCTCCTTGTGATGATAATGAACCATTGCTTCCATTATTTCCATTTGCTtgtgatgatgaagaagaagaagaattagaagTACTATCACCTTGTGAACTTCCAAGTTTTGCTGAAAAATGGAAACAAATAGTTAAAATGATGAATACTATAGATGCCTTCATTTCTATATCTCCTTAATTATTCTCCCTATAGTTTATGTTTAATTTGTATGCAAAAAGTATTAATTTGTGGCTCATGATATTTTTTTCCTAAGTTTACAAGAAAGAGGTATTAATATTggtattaatattttaataatatcaatgaTTGTTTTCAACAAACATATATGGTATATTAGTTGGTGGAAGTTAACTTGCACCATTAGTCAAACATCCATGAATGATATATTAATAGTTATTTGATCAAGGAAGCAAAGCAATTATTATGTTAattactaaataataataattattattatgttaataAAACCAGGgacaattattaaaaaaaatcatatattttgtTGACTTAATAGTGACCATTATTCATTGAAGAAATGCACATAGTATCCATGCATTATtagattatttaattttatgattttaaaattataattatatatatatatatatatatatatatatatatatatatatatatatatatatatatatatatatgcatgtatGTGATAACATCCAAGTGTGGAGATTTGCTTCTATAGCTACTAGAGAGTGGGTGGAGGAACTTCCCCTTTgtatttttccttttcttttttgaagtaTAGGGTATCATTaatcattaatttaatttataccTTAATTACTTTCATAGTTCCTTCCATGGATgattattgaaaataataactTGAGAGTAAATAATTAAAGTTCTTGATTATTTTTTCCATTGAATGAATGTGagagtttaaatattaaatagaactctattattattattattattattattattattattattattattattattattattattattattatccacAACAATGAAAtttcaactaattaattaagatactccattatttttttttgggtgtaaaaaatattcatatacCATGCAATAgtatagtatatatatatgtgcttacagtaaaattcttatttttttattatattaaattctATTTGTTGTTAAATAGACATTCACATTTTTAAGTATACAAACAACAAAGTTTCTTCCCAAGAGAGTAGTCAAAGTAGTAATCAATAATTGTGTTGCTTCTTTACTTTCCCAAAAGTACATGCCTTCAGTTTCAAGACTCCAAgttatgtgtttttttttataatttaaatctaaaaaacTAGGTTCTTTCATTATTTGCTCTCTTTGATAAAAACCCCTCACCAACTCTATGCATGTAAAAGCCCTACAAATTATTTAGGTGAATGCATGATTAAATaaagaatatatattattaagCAATTAACATTATTCCACCACAACCATAATAATGAGCTATGATGACGTGTGTAATTGGCCTTTAGCCACTAATCTCATATACCTACTTATGTTAACCTTGAATCAAATCAAAAGAATGCAatccaaaaggggaaaaatgaagaaaaatttAATGTGCTATCCAAAATCCAAATACTAGTCAATTAACAAACATGGCATGTTACCTTCTCATACTTTGCTTTACAATAAAGCAAAACAAAGCTAGTTATTATTTATGACTTTtaagtaaaaatattttatcttaaaagtttaattttgatttattattattattattattattatatagagTTAAATATCATTTTAGTCTCTAATATTTGAATCGAATTCTAATTTAGTTTCAAATATTTTAGGATAGAAACAGACATTTAAAACactaaaaactaaattaaaatttgactcaaatattaaagactaaaataatattttatcctattatataataaaatatttagtgACTATTTAAGTtatcatcataaaaaataatatacagTAAATATTGACGTATAAGTCTTTAATTATTCATCTGATAGATATACTTACCAAAGCAATATAACCTCTAAACATTTTGCTAATTACTAAAAGAAGgaataattaactatttttcCAAGATATCAAAATGTTTATTGCATTTACTTTactttatttagtatttagCAAAATGTTTAGAACCCTCTATCATCACTCCAAATTACTAAATCCTTATCTTAAATAACAACAATTCaaaagtaataaataaaaataacaacacATTGatgaaaataacataaattatGATACACGAATGACATGAGATATGATATAATATGAAACACACAGATATATGAGTTTTAACTTCTTTTAAAACATAGGGACACGACATACacataaagtatttttaaataaattataattatattttatattttattgatattataatattttaactatttttaatgtatttttttagttatataaagtattttaaatttttttattttaataaataataatatatatgctatttctaaactaatttcaaaatcttgaCACACTAATATgtgatggtatttaggtgtATTCAAATGTATtcagaatttttttattttttattaacactGAAGACAAACGTGTCAGATAAGTGTCGATgagtatcaaatttaaaatatatccGATATGCAAATACAATAATTCAGCAAAAAATCTATGCTTCGTAAATATGAATGAATACTTAAAAGGAGTTATTAATAGAATAATCCATATATAATAAAACCACTTCTTAAATACTTAAAAAgagttaaaacttaaaactcATACTAACCTTTTGAATAGTCAATTCTTTGGGAAATCTTGTCAAGGTGTTTTGTTAATGCAAAACTTGGTGCTTGAGGGAATAATCCAATGGAACCAGTGGCAAATATGATCCAAGATAAAGGTTGAGTAGTAGTTTGTAACTGAAACACCATGTATAAATGATTGGACTCTAAAGTGATAAAGGTTGAGTTGGCCACAACATTAAGGTTCCCTTTATTAGGAACCACTTGGTTTGGTGCATACCCTCCAAGATAATATTGCTTGATCCCTCCACCTTTTCCTCCTGATACCACCCACCCCACTATGGCACTTGAACCTACCATGCCACCATTGGTTGAGAACCCCATAGCAATGTAAGAATTTGTATATGGGGTTGAGAGAATGAAGCTCCAAGTGTTTCTAGAAGTTTGAACATACTGctccaaaaaaaaaatgcatgTATAGTAAATGATTACACGAATGTTTACATTGCTCTTGTTCTGTCAGAATATAGAAACATTTTATGTTGCTTTtaatttcagaaaataaaagacaGAAAATGAAGATAAGTTAAAAATGCTATGTCATGATGTGAATAcaaattttaagtattttatgtaattttttaaagtaGGGCAAAAAGGACAAGATAATAAAACAAGTTTTTATAGAACGAAACGTCGCCTTAAGTACTAGAGAATTCGTCTAGAATTGACCATACTTGTATGAAGAATATGTATATGATGAAGTTTAGAAGTAGTGCACCTACTCTGAGGATGAAACTCTGAGAATCCCACACTGAAAGGCAGTGAAGGTTTGTTATATCAAAAGGGATAGGAACTTTGAGGTTTAGATTGATGTTGCATGAGTCAGATTTTGGTTCTGAAATTGGAAGAAAGAATAATCCAAGAAAAGTTGTAGTTACCAAGAGGAGTGGTAGAGATGGCTTCATTTGTTTCTCTGTTATGGATGTTGCTGTGGTTTTAGATTGAAAGGAAAATGTGTTGAGATGAGGGCATAAGATCTATATGGTAAGGTTTAAAACATTACTGTTCCTATTGAAGCAGAAAATCAAAGAATGTAATGATTGCCATGGTTCAACACTTCATCTAACTTGGTGCTAGGGCATTCTCAATTATGACCATATAGTAACACATTAAATTATTGTTCAAtaatttgtctttttttttc includes:
- the LOC130961363 gene encoding cytochrome b561 and DOMON domain-containing protein At3g07570-like — its product is MVFQLQTTTQPLSWIIFATGSIGLFPQAPSFALTKHLDKISQRIDYSKAKLGSSQGDSTSNSSSSSSSQANGNNGSNGSLSSQGDSCGSNLNLNAPLFFDTTKLICIPVWNTQGFILRYYESSPNTWSFILSAPNPNSYIAIGFSPNGGMVGASAIVGWISTNGAGGGMKQYYLAGTTPNMVVPDRGNLVILTNSTLITSQSSTLYMVFQLQTNQPLSRVIFAIGPSGTFPSSPSFALSMHQDKFSMTLDYSTGSSSSSENPSMNLKKSHGLLNIVAWGILVIMGAIVARYFKEWDPFWFYFHASVQSLGFIIGIIGVISGLVLNNQLQVDVSLHKALGIIILVLACLQMMALLARPNKASKMRKYWNLYHHNTGRVLIILAIANIFYGIHLGREGNAWKVGYGIVLAILLFIGFLFEINMWSSLEEDDD